From the genome of Pseudomonas sihuiensis:
TAGGCGCCTGCTGGCGGTGGTGGTGAAGCCCGCAAGACATGCTGCGCCGTAACCTACCAATTGGTACAACGCAGGAACGGCGCCTGGTGGGTTACGCAGCGCACAACGATGGCGGTGTCTGATAGTGTGACGTTTGGCGCCGCTACCCCCCCTACGAAGACCACGAACGCTCTTCACCATTGCGACAGGGTCACGTCACTAGTCGCTCTTGCCCCGCTCGCGCAACGTCAGCCCCCGCAGAAAATTGCGCAGGATCTGATCGCCGCACTCGCGAAAGTGCTTGTGACCCGGCGCGCGGAACAGGGCGCCAAGCTCGGCCTTGGTCATCGGCAGGTCGACCGCTTGCAGAAGCGCCTGGATATCGTCGTCGCGCAGCTCGAAGGCCACGCGCAGCTTCTTCAGGATCAGGTTGTTACTCAGGCGTTTTTCCACCGGCAGGCGCGGCCGGCTATCGTCCTTGCCACGCTTGTAAAACACCAGACCTTCGAGCACGTGCGCCAGCAGCACATCGCTGCAGGAACGATAACCGGGCTCGTCCTCACGCAGCAGACAGGCCGAGATCAGGCCCGGTTCGACGGGATAATCCGCCAACCGGCATAGTTCTTCCAGCTTGCCATCGCTGACATCCAGCAAATAGCGCAAGCTGCGCAGTACATCGTTATTGAGCATGCAGAAAACTCTTGGAGGAAGGAGGTAGACAGATGCGGTTCAGTCCCGCACGGCCTGGGCCGAGGTGCTGGGTTTCCAGTCATCGGCGTTACCGGAATTAAGCGCCTGCTGTAGACGCTGCAGGTCACCACGCTGGGCA
Proteins encoded in this window:
- a CDS encoding YehS family protein — encoded protein: MLNNDVLRSLRYLLDVSDGKLEELCRLADYPVEPGLISACLLREDEPGYRSCSDVLLAHVLEGLVFYKRGKDDSRPRLPVEKRLSNNLILKKLRVAFELRDDDIQALLQAVDLPMTKAELGALFRAPGHKHFRECGDQILRNFLRGLTLRERGKSD